The genomic segment ATCGAACAGGCCCGCACGATCTTCGCGGACAGCCGGCTGCTCCGCGTCTACTGGTACGACGGCGCCCGGCGCCGTATCCACACCACCGAGCAGCAGTCCATCGCCGAACTGCCCGACGTCAAAGTGCGCCTCGGCAACCTCAACGCCAACAACCAGCAGAAGGGCGTCGACTCCCTCATCCGCACCGACCTCGAATCGCTCGCCCGTCACCGCGCCATCAGCGACGCCGCGCTCGTCGGCGGCGACGAGGACCTCGTCTCGGCCGTGGAAGCCGCGCAGGGCTACGGCGCCCGGGTCCACCTCTGGGGCATCGAGGCCGCCGAGGGCCGCAACCAGGCCGAGCCGCTGCTCTGGGAGGTCGACAGCCAGCGCACCTTCGACCTGGACTTCTGTCGCCCGTACGTCACCCGCCGCCCGGTCACCACGTACGAGGACGAGGGCCCGGCGCCCTCCCGCGAGGACGTCCGCTTTGTCGGGGCGCAGGTCGCCGCCGCCTGGCTCGCCGCCAAGGGCCGGGAGTCCCTGGTCGACCTGATGCCGGGCCACCCGTACCTGCCGGGCTCCGTCGACCAGGACCTCCTGGTCGAGGCGGAACGCCTGCTCCAGCACTCCCTGCGCGGGCACGCCCCGCTGCGCCGGGCGCTGCGGGACGGCTTCTGGCAGCACCTCCAGGCGCAGTTCTAGCCGCAGACTTCAGGGGCAGACTTCAGGGGCAGAATTCAGGGAAGGCGGAGGCTCTCCCAGAACGCCACCAGCGCCGCCGCCGTCTCCTCGGGGCGCGCGGTGTTGGGGGAGTGCTCCGCGCCCACGACCGTGGTGCGGCAGGCGCCCAGCCGGGCGGCCATCGCGGTGAGCAGCCCGACCGGCCACACGTCGTCGCGCTCCCCGGAGACGACGTGGACGGGCCGGCCGGTCGCGGCCAGCTCGTCCACCCGGTCCGGCTCCACGGACAACTGGCGTCCGGTGGCGATCAGCTGCGCGGGATCGTTCATCAGCCACCGGCGGCGCAGATCCTCGCCGCCGCCGGTGTCCGCGTCCTCCGGCGGGTCCAACGCCCGCATCGCGTCCCACACCTGATCCATGGTCAGCGCGGCCAGTGCGTCGCCGAGCAGCTTCACCTTGTCCCGCTGCCCGGCGGAGACCTCGGCGGGCCCGGACGACATCAGCGTCAGCGAGCGGAAGGGCACGGGGTCCAGGAGGACGGCCGCGCGGGCGATCTGGCCGCCCAGTGAATGGCCGAGCAGGTGCGTCGGCGTGCCGTCCGCGGTGCCGAGCGCCAGCGTCTGCGCGAGGACGTCCCGCGCCAACTCGCGCTGCTCGTAATCCTCCTGACGACCCGTGCCCCGGCTCTCGTACTGCCCGCGGCCGTCCACGGCGACGGCCCGGAAACCGGCGGCGGTCAGGGGTTCGAGGAGGGCGACGAAGTCCTCCTTGCTCCCGGTGTAGCCGGGAAGCATCAGGACCGTGCCGCGCGGGTCGGTACGCGGTACGGCGTCCAGTGCGGCGAAGTCGCCGCGCGGGGTGCGCAGCGTCCGGGCACGGGCACAGGGGGGCGGGGTGAAGGTCGGCGGCCGGCTCATGGGACGAGGTTAGGGCCTCCCGTCCGGATCATGCTGGGCCGGTGGGCCGGTGGGCCGGTGGGCCGGTGGGCCGGTGGGCCGGTGGGCCGGTGGGCCGGTGGGCCGGTGGGCCGGTGGGCCCGTGTACCGGAAACGCCGGACGGCCCCGTCCCCCCGGTGTGCGGGGGGACGGGGCCGTCCGGCGTCAGGTGTGCCGCCGCGAGCGTCAGCTCTCGGTCGACGCGGCCTCGGCGGTCGCCGGGCGGGTACGCCGACGACGGGTACGGGCCGGAGCCTCGGCCGCCTCGCTCGCCACGGCCTCCGCCTCGGCGACCACCGCGGTCTCCGGCTTGGCGACGGTCCGGCGACGGCGCTTCGGCTTCTCCTCCGCGGCGTCGGCGGCCGGTGCGGCCACGGCCGCCTCGGGCTCGGCCTTCACAGCGGTCTTCGGCGCGGCGGCCTTGCGGGTGCGGGGCTTCGCCTCGGCCTTCGTCTCCGTGGCCGGCTTGGCGGCCGTACGGGGACGGCGGCGCGGGCGGCTCTCGGACTCGGGCTCCGAGGGCGGGGCGATCTGGAAGTCGACCTCGTCCTCGACGGGCTTCACGACCCGGGGACGGCGGCGCGGCTTCGTCTCGGCCGCGGGCTCGGCGAAGCCCACGGCGACGGCCACCGTCTGGAACTCCGGCTCGGCCGGAGCGGCGGCCCGGGTACGGCGACGACGGACCGGCTTGGTGGCCTCGACAGCTACGGGGGCCTCCACGACCGCCTCCGGCGCCTTCGCGACCGGTGCGGGAGCCTCGGCCACCGCGACGGCTGCCGCCTCGGCGGCGACGGCCTCCGCGACACCGACCCGGCCACGACGGCGGCGGCGCGGGGTGCGCGGCTCCGTCGACCCGGCGACCTGGCCGCTCTCCGGGGCCGGTACGGCCTCGGACGCGGGTGCGGGCACCGTGGCGACGCCCTCCTCCTGGCCGGCTCCGCCACGGGTGCGGCGGCGCTGACGCGGGGTGCGCGCGGGGCGCTCCTCGCGGGGCTCACGGGCCTCACGGGCGGGACCCGAGGAGGCGGGAGCCTTGCGTCCCCGGCCACCGGTCTCGCCGAGGTCCTCGAGCTCCTCCGCGCGCAGACCCGCACGGGTCCGCTCGGCACGCGGCAGTATGCCCTTCGTGCCCTCGGGAATGCCGAGGTCCGAGAACAGGTGCGGCGAGGTGGAGTACGTCTCCGGGGGGTCCGGGAACTTCAGGTCCAGCGCCTTGTTGATCAGCTGCCAGCGCGGGATGTCGTCCCAGTCCACCAGCGTGACGGCGGTGCCCTTGGCGCCCGCGCGGCCGGTGCGGCCGATGCGGTGCAGGTAGGTCTTCTCGTCCTCGGGCGACTGGTAGTTGATGACGTGGGTCACACCCTCGACATCGATACCGCGCGCCGCGACGTCGGTGCAGACGAGGACGTCGACCTTGCCGTTGCGGAACGCGCGCAGCGCCTGCTCGCGCGCGCCCTGACCGAGGTCGCCGTGGACCGCGCCGGAGGCGAAACCGCGCTTCTCCAGCTGCTCCGCGATGTCGGCGGCGGTGCGCTTGGTGCGGCAGAAGATCATCGCCAGTCCCCGGCCGTCGGCCTGGAGGATGCGCGAGACCATCTCGGGCTTGTCCATGTTGTGCGCCCGGTACACGAACTGGGTCGTGTTCTTGACCGTCGTGCCCTCGTCGTCGGGCGACGTGGCGTTGATGTGCGTGGGCTGCGACATGTAGCGGCGGGCGAGGCTGATCACGGCGCCGGGCATCGTCGCCGAGAAGAGCATCGTCTGACGCTTCGTCGGCAGCATCGTGAGGATGCGCTCGACGTCGGGCAGGAAGCCCAGGTCCAGCATCTCGTCGGCCTCGTCGAGGACGAGCGCGCGGACGTGGGACAGGTCCAGCTTGCGCTGGCCCGCCAGGTCGAGCAGGCGGCCGGGGGTGCCGACGACCACGTCGACGCCCTTCTTCAGCGCCTCGACCTGGGGCTCGTACGCCCGGCCGCCGTAGATGGCCTGGACGCGGACGTTACGGACCTTGCCGGCGGTGAGGAGGTCGTTGGTGACCTGCTGGCAGAGCTCGCGGGTGGGGACCACGACGAGCGCCTGCGGCGCGTCCGTCAGCTTCTCGGGCGCGGCCCGGCCCGCCTCGACGTCGGCGGGGACGGTGACGATCTCCAGGAGGGGCAGGCCGAAGCCCAGCGTCTTGCCGGTGCCGGTCTTCGCCTGGCCGATGACGTCGCTGCCGGAGAGCGCGACGGGGAGCGTCATCTCCTGGATCGGGAAGGGGGACATGATGCCGACGGCTTCGAGGGCCTCGGCCGTCTCGGGGAGAATCCCGAGGTCGCGGAAGGTAGTCAGGGTGCTGCCTCTTCTGTGAGACGCGGACCGAGGCGAACGCTGGGGGTCGTACCGTGCCGGGGTTGGTCATCCGGCCCTGGGAGAGGGCGCGGGTGGCGCGGGACCACTGCCGTCGCTCGAGCGCTCGTGCCGCTGAGGGGGCCCCTCATCTGCGGTCGTACGGTGTGTACGACCCGCGTGGAGGGCTGTCGGGTCGGAGCCGATCGGGCCACCGACCGGGCATCCTCATTCAAGGGCGCGCCCCTGTCGTACGAAAATGCTCAGTAGGCGCAATACCACTGTACCCCGGATTCGCGCATGCGTGTTGGGCGAATTCATCGGAACGGTGTGATCTCGGCGATGGACCAGGCCCTTACCACCAGGGCCGTGCGGGCTATTGTGCGGTCCATGGAGACGCCTGACAACGCCGCTCGCACGCCCGACGAAGCCCCCGCACCCACCGGCACCGCCGCCGGAAGCTGGTCGACGGCATCGGTCGACCCGCAGTACCGCGCCGCCGTGGTGGACCTGCTGGGCGCCCTCGCGTACGGGGAACTGGCCGCCTTCGAGCGGCTCGCCGAGGACGCCAAACTCGCGCCGACCCTCGGCGACAAGGCGGAACTGGCGAAGATGGCCTCCGCGGAATTCCATCATTTCGAGCAGCTCACCGACCGGCTGTCGACGATCGGCGAGAACCCGACCGGGGCCATGGAGCCGTTCGCCAGGGCGCTGGACGACTTCCACCGCCAGACCGCCCCCTCCGACTGGCTGGAAGGCCTGGTCAAGGCGTACGTCGGCGACTCGATCGCCAGCGACTTCTACCGCGAGGTCGCCATCCGGCTCGACGCGGACACCCGGGACCTGGTGCTCGCCGTCCTGGACGACACCGGCCACGGGAACTTCGCGGTGGAGAAGGTACGGGCCGCGATCGAGGCCGACCCCCGCGTCGGCGGCCGGCTCGCCCTCTGGGCCCGGCGGCTGATGGGCGAGGCGCTCTCGCAGGCCCAGCGGGTGGTCGCCGACCGCGACGCGCTCTCCACGATGCTGGTGGGCGGCGTCGCGGACGGTTTCGACCTCGCCGAGGTCGGCCGGATGTTCTCCCGGATCACCGAGGCGCACACCAAGCGGATGGCCGCCCTGGGCCTAGCGGCCTGACCGCCCGGCCTGCGCCGGCGGCCTTCAGCGCGCGGCCGGAGAGCCGGTGATCCGGCTCCGGCGGCGCGGCCGGATCAGCAGCGACAGCGTCACCGCCGAGACCACCAGTGCACCGGCGACCGTGGCCGGGGCGTGTCCGGAGTAGAGCACACCGTCCGTCAGATACGCCCCGAACAGGGCTCCCAGGGCGCCGGTGGGGTACACCGCGCGGGCCGACGGGAGCCGGCCGGGCAGGACGCGGAGGGCGGCCCAGGACAGGGCGAGACCGACCACGGCGGAGCCGAAGGATTCCCAGATCACGGAGCATCACCTCGCGGAGTTCGTCGGTACGTCCCCGCAGGTGCGGGGGGCGCGGGGGCTTCGCGGCCCCGGGGCCTCGCGTCCGGACGATTCCGGGCGGAAGACCTTCCGCCGTCCTACCCGTGACCTGCGTCACGCAACCCTGCCGTGACCCGGGGGAAACCTTTCGGCGGAGCGCCACGTTCCGCCGGGTCGGCGTTCGGGGCGGCGCGGGCCCCGAACGCGCGGAGCGGCCCGGCGGGAAATCCCGCCGGGCCGCTCCGTCGTGCCGCGCGTGGTGCCGCTTACAGTGCGCCGAACCCGACACGCCGGGCAGCCGGCTCGCCGATCTCGACGTACGCGATCCGGTCGGCCGGCACGAGGACCTTGCGGCCCTTGTCGTCCGTGAGGCTGAGCAGCTGCGCCTTGCCGCCGAGCGCCTCGGCGACCGCGCTCTCGACGTCCTCGGCGGAAAGCCCGCTCTCCAGAACGATCTCGCGGGGCGTGTGCTGCACCCCGATCTTGACCTCCACGGCTATGTCCCTCCGACGGTCAGTCCCTGCGCGGTAGCCGCGCCGTACGCAGCCACATTAGCCCGGTGGGCCGAGCGCTCAGGGCCCGACCGGCCACGCCCGCAGCGAACACGCCGGGTGTCGCTATTCGGCCCCGTGCAGCGGGAAGCCCGCGATGCCGCGCCAGGCGAGCGAGGTGAGCAGCTGCACCGCCGTGTCGCGCGGGATGCCGGAGGGGCTGGAGAGCCAGTAGCGGGCCACCACCTGCGCGACCCCGCCGAGCCCGACGGCCAGCAGCATCGATTCGTCTTTGGACTGGCCGGTGTCGCCCGCGATGACGTCCGAGATCGCCTCTGCGCACTGGAGGGAGACCCGGTCCACCCGCTCGCGCACGGCGGGCTCGTTGGTCAGGTCCGACTCGAAGACCAGGCGGAAGGCGCCGCCCTCGTCCTCCACGTACGCGAAATAGGCGTCCATGGTGGCCTCGACGCGCTGCTTGTTCTCCGTCGTCGACGCGAGGGCGGTGCGCACCGCCTGGAGCAGCGACTCGCAGTGCTGGTCGAGGAGGGCCAGGTACAGCTCCAGCTTCCCGGGGAAGTGCTGGTAGAGGACCGGCTTGCTGACGCCGGCCCGCTCGGCGATGTCGTCCATCGCGGCGGCGTGGTACCCCTGTGCGACGAAGACCTCCTGGGCGGCGCCCAGGAGCTGGTTGCGTCGGGCGCGGCGGGGCAGGCGAGTGCCCCGCGGGCGCGCTGCCTCTGTCTGCTCGATGGCGCTCACGCCGCCTCCCAAATGTGTGTTCCGACACGGTGTCCACTGCTGACCGCGCCGCATGGCCATCGTACTTTTGGGTAACCCGGGTGCGCGCGGCGCGGACGCAGAATTTCACGGACCGGACAACTCCGGTAGCCATGGGCCGGGGTCGCAACCTCGTCCGGGCCGGGACGAACCGGTCCTGACATGCACGTTTCGTCGGTAATCATCCAGGTCGGGGCGACTTCCGGTCATTTCCCGGCCCTCCGGCGGACGCTCCGGTCCGCCCCGTCACCGGCCGCGGCGGCGGCCGGCGGGGCGCGGTCAGCGGTAGTCGTCCTCGTCCTCGACGACCACCTTGGTCTGCTCCGCGACGTCGGCCGCGTCGGCCTCCTCGCCGCCGGCCTCCGTCAGCGGGTCGTCGTCCTCCTGCCGGACCTCCGTACGCTGCTCCGCGGCGTCCGCGTCGGGGGCCTCCAGTCCCGGCGGGTCCGGCTGCTCGTTCTCGAACGTCTCCGGGTCCCTCGGGTCGACCGTCATGGTGACTCCCTTCCGTCCCTCATCCGAAAGCCTATGAGCTTGGCTCCTGCCCCGCGATGCGGCCTGTGACCGCGAACACATGAATCGGCGCGTGATCGTCTCGTAACATTGCCGCATGTCTTCGACCGAGCTGCCGGGTGTCCAGGCCGCCGCCGCGGCGGTCGCCCCCACGGTCAGTGCCGTGCACGTCGGGTCCGGGGAGAGTCTGCGCACCGTCCCCCTGGCCGGCCTGAGCCTGACCGTCCGTTCCCGGCCCGGCGTGCGCGCCGGGCTCCCTCCGGCGCTGTACGTCCACGGGCTGGGCGGGTCCTCGCAGAACTGGTCCGCCCTGATGCCGCTCCTGGCGGACGTGGTGGACGGCGAGGCGGTCGACCTGCCCGGGTTCGGCGACTCACCGCCGCCGGACGACGGCGCGTACTCGGTGACCGCGCACGCCCGGGCGGTCATCCGGCTGCTCGACGCGCAGGCGCGCGGCCCGGTCCACCTCGTCGGCAACTCGCTGGGCGGCGCGGTCTCCACCCGGGTCGCGGCCGTCCGCCCCGACCTGGTGCGCACCCTCACCCTGATCTCGCCCGCCCTGCCCGAGATCCGCGTCCAGCGCCCGGCCGTACCGACCGGGCTGCTGGCGCTCCCCGGGGTCGCCGCGCTCTTCTCCCGGCTCAGCCGGGGCATGACCGCCGAACAGCGCACCCGCGGGGTCATGGCACTCTGTTACGGCGATCCGTCGCGGATCACCGAGGAGGGGTTCCGCCAGGCGGTGGCCGAGATGGAACGGCGGATGGAACTGCCGTACTTCTGGGACGCCATGGCGCGCTCCGCCCGCGGCATCGTCGACGCGTACACGCTCGGCGGGCAGCAGGGACTGTGGCGCCAGGCCGAGCGGGTGCTCGCGCCGACGCTCCTGGTGTACGGCGGACGGGACAAGCTCGTCTCGTACCGGATGGCGCGCAAGGCCTCCGGAGCGTTCCGCGACGCGCGCCTGCTGTCGCTGCCCGAGGCCGGGCACGTGGCGATGATGGAGTACCCGGAGGCGGTCGCCCAGGCGATCCGGGAATTGGTGGACGACAACGGCGGGAGCTGATCCGGGGCGTGGGACGACACAGCCGAAGGGGCGCCGAGGCCGAAGGTCCGGCGGGCGAAGCCGCACCGGCCCAGGCCGGTGCGCCGGGGGCGGGCTCCGGCAGTGGCCGCCGCAGGAGGGCGACCGAACCGGCGTCCTCCGGGCGCGACGGACAGCGGTCGCCCGAGGCGCCCGCGGACACCCCGTTCCAGGGCGTCCCGCAGGTGCGCGGCGGCCACCCCGAACACCGTGAACCCGGCGGCGGCTGGGGCACGGGACCGCAGCCGCGCTACGGCCGCGGCGAGGCCCAGGGGCCCGGACGGCCCGCCGGCCAGGCCCGGCAGCAGACACGTTCGGGCGAATTTCCGCCCGGCCGACCGGGCGGTGACCCGCACGCCGGTGACCCCCGCGCCGGCGACCCGCGTGCCTCCGGGCGGCGGCCGGAGGGCGCGGTGGGTGCGCCGGTCGGCCGGTCGGTTTCCCGGCCCGCGCCCGGCGGTACGCCGCTGATACCTGGCCCCCGGCCCGAGTTCGTGGATGCGTTCGACGCCCCGTCGGTAGGACTTCCGGTACGGCCCGTCCCCTCGCGGGTCTCCGTGCCCGCCGAGGGACCCGAGGCCGGGGAGCGGCGCGACGACGGTCCGGACGGCGGCGTCGAGGGCGGCGCCGGGGACGGCACCGAAGGCACGGACGGCACCCCGGGCAAGGGCGGCCGGGGCGGCAAGGGCCGGACGTTCACCGGTATCGCGGCGGCCGCGGTGACCACCGTGCTCGCCGTGGTCGTGGCCGGGCAGGTGGCCCAGAGTCACGGCGGTGACGGCTCTCCGCAGGTCTCCGGCACCCGGGGGAGCGGCCAGGGAGGTTCGCGCTCCGACGCCCGTCCGACCGCCGGGACGGCCAAGTCCGCACCGCTCAAGGCCATGTCGTACGAGGAGAAGATGGCCACGCCCTACCCGCTCGCCGCCGATCTGGCGGGCGGCGGGAAGTTCGAGGTCGTCCCGGGCGCGGCGAAGGCACCCGGCACCGGGCACGAGTACCGCTACCGGATCGACGTGGAGGTGGGACTCGGTCTCGACCAGGGCCTCTTCGCCGAGGCCGTGCAGAAGACCCTCAACGACGACCGCAGTTGGGCGCACCACGGGGACATGACGTTCGAGCGGATCTCCACGGGCACGCCCGACTTCGTCATCACCCTGGCCAGCCCCGGCACCACCGGAGTCTGGTGCGCGAAGTCCGGCCTGGACACCACCGAGGACAACGTCTCCTGCGACTCCGCGTCCACCGAGCGCGTCATGATCAACGCCTACCGGTGGGCCCAGGGTTCGGTCACCTTCGGTCCCGACAAACTCCTGCCCTACCGGCAGATGCTCATCAACCACGAGGTCGGACACCGGCTCGGGCACAACCACGTGAGCTGCCGGACCCCGGGAACGCTCGCGCCCGTGATGCAGCAGCAGACGAAGTCACTCGACATCGACGGCATCACATGCAAGCCCAACCCTTGGGTCTACCCCGCCAGTTGATCCAGCCTGTCCACATGTTGGTACGACCGTCTCATTTCGCATTGACATGCCGATGAGCGGTCGTTCATATTTCTCCGCATGTCACGCATTCTGATCACCTCCGAGAGCGCCGCCCTGGAGCGCGCGCTCATCGGCGTGACCAGGCACTGCGTCGCCGACATTCTCTGTCGCTGACCCCTGCCCGGTCGTGCTCCGGCCGTCGTCCGCAGCCCCGAAGGGCATTCGGCACGGCGCTCCGGCCCACGTCCCCGGCACCCACCGGCCCGCAGGCGCGGCCCCTTCCGGCAGATGACCCGGTCCAGGTTCCTCCAGGACCGGGCCCGCCCCTCCACGCGCCGGCCGGCCGAACGGACCTGCTCCTCCCCCGGGGGCCTCGCACGACGCGTACGGGCACCCGGTGAAGCACCCGTGCTCCTGCGGTCCCCGTACTC from the Streptomyces sp. NBC_01335 genome contains:
- a CDS encoding NYN domain-containing protein; amino-acid sequence: MTEADFPTTPDDIRDRLDLTNQLLQRVLAEVSKTPSTHAIFVDAGYVYAAAGLLVTGTEDRRSFDLDSGGLIEAFIEQARTIFADSRLLRVYWYDGARRRIHTTEQQSIAELPDVKVRLGNLNANNQQKGVDSLIRTDLESLARHRAISDAALVGGDEDLVSAVEAAQGYGARVHLWGIEAAEGRNQAEPLLWEVDSQRTFDLDFCRPYVTRRPVTTYEDEGPAPSREDVRFVGAQVAAAWLAAKGRESLVDLMPGHPYLPGSVDQDLLVEAERLLQHSLRGHAPLRRALRDGFWQHLQAQF
- a CDS encoding alpha/beta fold hydrolase, which produces MSRPPTFTPPPCARARTLRTPRGDFAALDAVPRTDPRGTVLMLPGYTGSKEDFVALLEPLTAAGFRAVAVDGRGQYESRGTGRQEDYEQRELARDVLAQTLALGTADGTPTHLLGHSLGGQIARAAVLLDPVPFRSLTLMSSGPAEVSAGQRDKVKLLGDALAALTMDQVWDAMRALDPPEDADTGGGEDLRRRWLMNDPAQLIATGRQLSVEPDRVDELAATGRPVHVVSGERDDVWPVGLLTAMAARLGACRTTVVGAEHSPNTARPEETAAALVAFWESLRLP
- a CDS encoding DEAD/DEAH box helicase; translated protein: MSPFPIQEMTLPVALSGSDVIGQAKTGTGKTLGFGLPLLEIVTVPADVEAGRAAPEKLTDAPQALVVVPTRELCQQVTNDLLTAGKVRNVRVQAIYGGRAYEPQVEALKKGVDVVVGTPGRLLDLAGQRKLDLSHVRALVLDEADEMLDLGFLPDVERILTMLPTKRQTMLFSATMPGAVISLARRYMSQPTHINATSPDDEGTTVKNTTQFVYRAHNMDKPEMVSRILQADGRGLAMIFCRTKRTAADIAEQLEKRGFASGAVHGDLGQGAREQALRAFRNGKVDVLVCTDVAARGIDVEGVTHVINYQSPEDEKTYLHRIGRTGRAGAKGTAVTLVDWDDIPRWQLINKALDLKFPDPPETYSTSPHLFSDLGIPEGTKGILPRAERTRAGLRAEELEDLGETGGRGRKAPASSGPAREAREPREERPARTPRQRRRTRGGAGQEEGVATVPAPASEAVPAPESGQVAGSTEPRTPRRRRRGRVGVAEAVAAEAAAVAVAEAPAPVAKAPEAVVEAPVAVEATKPVRRRRTRAAAPAEPEFQTVAVAVGFAEPAAETKPRRRPRVVKPVEDEVDFQIAPPSEPESESRPRRRPRTAAKPATETKAEAKPRTRKAAAPKTAVKAEPEAAVAAPAADAAEEKPKRRRRTVAKPETAVVAEAEAVASEAAEAPARTRRRRTRPATAEAASTES
- a CDS encoding ferritin-like fold-containing protein is translated as METPDNAARTPDEAPAPTGTAAGSWSTASVDPQYRAAVVDLLGALAYGELAAFERLAEDAKLAPTLGDKAELAKMASAEFHHFEQLTDRLSTIGENPTGAMEPFARALDDFHRQTAPSDWLEGLVKAYVGDSIASDFYREVAIRLDADTRDLVLAVLDDTGHGNFAVEKVRAAIEADPRVGGRLALWARRLMGEALSQAQRVVADRDALSTMLVGGVADGFDLAEVGRMFSRITEAHTKRMAALGLAA
- a CDS encoding DUF3107 domain-containing protein, translating into MEVKIGVQHTPREIVLESGLSAEDVESAVAEALGGKAQLLSLTDDKGRKVLVPADRIAYVEIGEPAARRVGFGAL
- a CDS encoding TetR/AcrR family transcriptional regulator, with protein sequence MSAIEQTEAARPRGTRLPRRARRNQLLGAAQEVFVAQGYHAAAMDDIAERAGVSKPVLYQHFPGKLELYLALLDQHCESLLQAVRTALASTTENKQRVEATMDAYFAYVEDEGGAFRLVFESDLTNEPAVRERVDRVSLQCAEAISDVIAGDTGQSKDESMLLAVGLGGVAQVVARYWLSSPSGIPRDTAVQLLTSLAWRGIAGFPLHGAE
- a CDS encoding alpha/beta fold hydrolase; translation: MSSTELPGVQAAAAAVAPTVSAVHVGSGESLRTVPLAGLSLTVRSRPGVRAGLPPALYVHGLGGSSQNWSALMPLLADVVDGEAVDLPGFGDSPPPDDGAYSVTAHARAVIRLLDAQARGPVHLVGNSLGGAVSTRVAAVRPDLVRTLTLISPALPEIRVQRPAVPTGLLALPGVAALFSRLSRGMTAEQRTRGVMALCYGDPSRITEEGFRQAVAEMERRMELPYFWDAMARSARGIVDAYTLGGQQGLWRQAERVLAPTLLVYGGRDKLVSYRMARKASGAFRDARLLSLPEAGHVAMMEYPEAVAQAIRELVDDNGGS
- a CDS encoding DUF3152 domain-containing protein encodes the protein MGRHSRRGAEAEGPAGEAAPAQAGAPGAGSGSGRRRRATEPASSGRDGQRSPEAPADTPFQGVPQVRGGHPEHREPGGGWGTGPQPRYGRGEAQGPGRPAGQARQQTRSGEFPPGRPGGDPHAGDPRAGDPRASGRRPEGAVGAPVGRSVSRPAPGGTPLIPGPRPEFVDAFDAPSVGLPVRPVPSRVSVPAEGPEAGERRDDGPDGGVEGGAGDGTEGTDGTPGKGGRGGKGRTFTGIAAAAVTTVLAVVVAGQVAQSHGGDGSPQVSGTRGSGQGGSRSDARPTAGTAKSAPLKAMSYEEKMATPYPLAADLAGGGKFEVVPGAAKAPGTGHEYRYRIDVEVGLGLDQGLFAEAVQKTLNDDRSWAHHGDMTFERISTGTPDFVITLASPGTTGVWCAKSGLDTTEDNVSCDSASTERVMINAYRWAQGSVTFGPDKLLPYRQMLINHEVGHRLGHNHVSCRTPGTLAPVMQQQTKSLDIDGITCKPNPWVYPAS
- a CDS encoding Ms4533A family Cys-rich leader peptide → MSRILITSESAALERALIGVTRHCVADILCR